Genomic segment of Gloeocapsa sp. PCC 7428:
CGATTAAACCACGCATCGCTGTTCTCTGGTTGAACTTGAATCACTTGACTAAATGCTGCAAATGCGCCTTCGTATCTTTTTAACTCTTTGAGTGCTAGCCCGCGATGATACCAACTTGCTGCGTCATCGGGCTTGATTTCGAGTACTTTGTCAAACGCGGCGATCGCTGACTCGTATTGCTTGAGTTCCCATAAAGCTAAGCCTTGCTGATAGCACAGATCAGGGTTATTCGGCTGAATTTCTAATGCTTGTTCGTAGGTGGCGATCGCTTCTTGATAACGTCCTTCAGCGAATAACGCATTTCCCTGATTGATATAATCATCAGGACGCATGAATAACTGCGGATAGTTTGTTTTCAGCAATTCCAATTGTTCGGATAGCGCTTGAATTTGCTGTGATACGTCAGCTAATGCAGCTTGGGCGATTGATGTTGGAGCTATTTCCGCCAATTGTCGAAGAATCTGCTCTTTTCGCGCTTGTGCATCCGATTTAACTTCTGCAAGTTCTGTTTCTAGTCTATTTTCTAATTTGTCAAGGTTTTCTAGCGTTAATTCCTTGCGATTCGTGATTTCTGACTGAAGTGCTGCGAGTTGATTAGACCACTCGGAAGCTAATTTTTCCAGATTTTCGATTGTCGCATTTTGCTGCGATTGTACTCCTGATTGCGAATCGCTGACTTGAGTTGCAAACTCGGTTGCTTGCGATCGCAGCGATTGAATTTCTTGCTCGATTTGTGCTTGCATCCGCGCCTGAAATTCTTTGATTTGTTCGGCGATTTCTGTCTGGAGTTGCTGCAAATCCTCTAACATCGCATCTTTTTGTTGCTGTAACTTCTCTACAGCATCCGTTTGAATTTCTGATAAATAGGGTGCTAAATTTTCCTCTAGCTGCTTCAGATTTTTTCTGATAAGCTCTTGTTGTTTTTGCACTTCATCTTGCAAACCCGCAATCCGTTCTTCTATCTCAGTTTCTATACCTTCTAGCTGATAGACAGCTTCACCTTTTTGTTCTTGAATTTCTGATTGCAATTCGGAAATTTGCGAGACAAATTCAGCTTCTGTTTGTCTGATGCTTTGTATGGCTGCATCCTTCTCATCTTGAACATCGGCTTGTAATTCTGTCAGTTGCGGAACCAATTCTGATGCTTGTTTTTTCAAATTTTTCAATAAGAAATCGCGCTGTTTTTGAGCTTGTTGTTGAAGTTGCGCAAGTTGCACAGCGAATTCTTTTCTTGCTTGCTGTAAGCTTTGGATAATTGCGTCTTTTTCTTCTTGAATTTCCGCTTGAATTTCTGATACGTCTGGGCTAAAACCTAATGCTAATTGCTCTAAATTATCTAGCGTTTCATCATATTGTTGTTGAGCTTGTTGCTGAATTTGTTGTAACTGTTCAGCTAAATCTACTTCTGATTGTCGGATATTTTCTAGTACAACATCTTTTTTGTTTTGAATTTCTGATTGAATTTCAGAAATTTGCGGATTAAACTCTGTTAACAATCGTTCAATGTCTTGTGAGATAGTACTGCGTTGTGTTTGCAATTGTTGTTGAATTTGTGCCACTTGTTCAGCCAATTCGGTTTCTGAACGTTGTAGGTTCTGAATAACGGTATCTTTTTGGGCTTGAACTTCGGCGTGTAATGTTGAAAGTTGAGGAGCAAATTCAGATACAATTTGTTCTAAATTTTGAAAAATTGCATTGCGTTGTTGCTCGGTTTGTTGTTGAATTTGTGTTAATTGATTGATTAACTCTACGCGAGATTGTTCTAGATGTTGTAGAACTGTATCTTTTTGCGTTTGAACTTCGGTTCTAATTTCTAAAAGATGCGGTGAAAAGTCATCTTGTAGCTGTTTGAGATTCTGTAAAATTAAAGTTTGTTGCTGCTGCGTTTGTTGCTTGAGACTTGCCAATTGAGCCGCAAACTCATTTTCTAGCTTTTTAA
This window contains:
- a CDS encoding tetratricopeptide repeat protein — translated: MKRKQKQILKSLSHGSGVFLSTFLLSVGAVGFANAESVIPDASESRAETTVLAQLQPQSPPTAQGNAQSISLTNILLATLVVLLGAALVSLFLLRKSVIRGVADIVIMRLKELEDVQNGIANADRKIQGILQDAEEILDEINHEAEELQQEIAAQRENLSQVLAHLSQSQQQANVKLENQFKTSAQAIKKLENEFAAQLASLKQQTQQQQTLILQNLKQLQDDFSPHLLEIRTEVQTQKDTVLQHLEQSRVELINQLTQIQQQTEQQRNAIFQNLEQIVSEFAPQLSTLHAEVQAQKDTVIQNLQRSETELAEQVAQIQQQLQTQRSTISQDIERLLTEFNPQISEIQSEIQNKKDVVLENIRQSEVDLAEQLQQIQQQAQQQYDETLDNLEQLALGFSPDVSEIQAEIQEEKDAIIQSLQQARKEFAVQLAQLQQQAQKQRDFLLKNLKKQASELVPQLTELQADVQDEKDAAIQSIRQTEAEFVSQISELQSEIQEQKGEAVYQLEGIETEIEERIAGLQDEVQKQQELIRKNLKQLEENLAPYLSEIQTDAVEKLQQQKDAMLEDLQQLQTEIAEQIKEFQARMQAQIEQEIQSLRSQATEFATQVSDSQSGVQSQQNATIENLEKLASEWSNQLAALQSEITNRKELTLENLDKLENRLETELAEVKSDAQARKEQILRQLAEIAPTSIAQAALADVSQQIQALSEQLELLKTNYPQLFMRPDDYINQGNALFAEGRYQEAIATYEQALEIQPNNPDLCYQQGLALWELKQYESAIAAFDKVLEIKPDDAASWYHRGLALKELKRYEGAFAAFSQVIQVQPENSDAWFNRGIVLSRMKRYKDAIASYDKAIEINPNHHLAWVDRGVALGKLQNHEEAFQSFDRAVQVKPDDAVAWMNRAMALEVLEKLEDAIASYDKAIELDPDYYKAWNAKGYLLVQLERDPEALESFDRALQIQPDYPNAYYNKAICYAFQGQVKLALENLQKAIELNPKYRAEASSDPDFESIATTRGFRQLIEG